In the genome of Phragmites australis chromosome 9, lpPhrAust1.1, whole genome shotgun sequence, the window TTGAACCATATTTCTGAAACTAAAAAATGACACTGAAATTATTTGTTGATACGGGTCAATATGTGCCATCTCTGTATGATAAATCTGAACATATATAGAGAGATATTGTAGGTCaaactcaatttttttgtttgcaTTTATACCAAAACAACACTTTTTAGTGACTGGGAGTGAAAGTAGGGTTTAGAAATCTGGTATAGGAAGAAAACTAGACTCTCGTTAATTGTTATGGAATCTTACTGCTAACTAATTGTTTCTTGAATTGACCACAGATATTCATCACCTCCTCAACGAATTGGACATCAACATTTCTTGCAGGGCCTGTTCGCTTGAACCATGAAATTACGCCATTAAGGAAGTGAATGGTAAATTTTGCATCTTCCTACAAAAATCAGCTTTTAACATCATTTTATTGCAGCGAAGGTTTGTTCGGTGATTCATGAACCATATTGCGCTTATCGTAAACGTAATGGTACTTAGCCCTGGTATACTATGTATTGTGACTACACTCTACTTTGTTTCGCTATGTTCAATTTACACTTGTCACATACCAAGATATATAAAGTAAGCTCTGCGGCAGTATTTCTTTAGATTTGAACTAATGAATACCAAACTAATCAAAGACATACGCTTCAAGTGTAGGTCTATTCACGCTTTAGAACTTGACAATTTTCTTAAATTCTTGTTTATGGCATCAAGTTAATATGATTGATCCTTCGAAAAAGATTTTGGAGTTTTCACAGGGAGTGTTAGGGCGGTGGTCATCGGACCACGAAGGACCTTCATCATTCGAAGTCCCAAAGAAGGTGAGAACAATCTGCAGAAGATCGTCAGACGTGAAGTGCGAAGGCTGGAAACAAGTTGCAGTTGCTTCAGTTTTTATCTGGTGAATCTATGTCTCTGAATTTAAGCAACTGTGTTTTTCATGTCCTCAGTACAGAAAAACACCAGCAGGGGCCTGCTTTGTAGGATAAACTACTCAGTCCATTTTGTTTTTCATGGATAGTTGGATGCTGTTGCGCAGTTGTCTTGTTCTAGCCGGAATCAGAAACAACAACAGCTCACTGCTTCAGAAACAACAACAGCTGGCCAAGTCGTTTGCCTGGACGACACTCATTGAAATACTTATGGCTTGCAGCCAAGTAATGTTAGTTACTACCTACCATCTGGAGATTACACCTGACAAGCTAAATTTCAATACTTGAAATCAGTCCGTGTATGTGCAGAGGCAATAGCAAAGAGCACTGACGAAGACGTTAGCTGAGACGGTAATTGCtaaaattgccaagagcatagAAAGTATGTCAATAGACGTACCTTTGGCTGGATCTAGTATCTGGGTAACTTCATATTTCTTGGCTGGATCCACATGACTGATAGTACAAAATTTAATAGATCAGCTTACTGCCAAAACTACAAATGTAATTCTCAAATGATACACCAATGATAAAACGTTCACATTGAGGGCAAACTGTAACATCTCTTATGACATGAAGAATGGGATTACAAAGCTACCCATCTTCTCTTTCCTCTCGAGTTCATCCTTTTCAGCTATCTGTTTTAGCGTAGTCCACCCTTTTCTTGTCCGCTTCCTTGAGCTACCAGACACCTGAGCAGAATCACTTGTTGCGGATTTAATATTCTTCCAAGAGTCTATTGGTGCAGATTTGCTAGAGCTTGTAAGGTTGTTGCCAGTAACTGAGCCAGAAATCTCTCCTTTCTTGTTGCCCGTGCTTCTGGTCTTGAATGGTTCCGCTGAATCCATCAGTTTGTTCTTCTGAGGCGTAACAAATTTCGATCCAACCATAAATTCTGATGGCGGACTAACATTGGCTTCACATATTTTAACCTTTTTAGAACAAATAGGCTCAGTTTCATGAATGTGTTCATCATTTGTATTTTCTAATGCTAATTTCTGTATGCTATCCTCTTCAAAAGTCGACGCTGCTAAGTGACCAGACCTCACTGCTGACAAGGTCACTCCTTCCTCTGTTTTACAATCTCTAGGAATATTACGTTTTAACCTTTCCCCTTGTTCATCACTTTCAGAAATTGACTGCCTCGACCTGGATGACGAATCTATTTGCAAAATAGCTGCTTGAGAATGCTCAAGCACTTCTTTCATATCTTGTGTTCTTGTTTTGCTATTGTTTCCTCCCGAAATTCTGCGTGCCGAGTCCATGCTAGCTAGCTCTCTTGACGATAACAAGCTCTTAACTACACCCTTCCCACTACCCAATATTAGGTTTTGATCTCCGCAGAAATGGCATGCATACGCAACATTATTCTGACAACGGTTTGATTTCTTCCGTCGCTttgttttatttctctttttcttgaTGCGGATGGTGCAGTTAAAGCCTGGCTTTAAAACTGTCTCACACCTGCAATATTCGAAGAATCTTGTTACAGGTCCATGTATTGAGGTATTTCTCTAAGCTGAAACAAGGGTTATGAATTAGGAAGAAGATACCAAATAGAAAACAAACAGAATGACCAAGTCACCAAAACTTACAAGTCCCAACAACAGTGGCTATAAGAACCATACAGACATGGCTTCATCAAAACCAAATATACCATAACTGAGAGTGACATTGACCAAGTACCAAGTAGGTTACAGCAATGTATAGATGATTTCAGGAAATCTCTGAATCGCATTGACCTGGCCACTGATATCATTATGCATCATATTGCAGATTAAGGATGGTTTTATTAGAATTATTTAAAGTTTCCTTCTAACAGAAAAAAGGTATTATCCGATACAACTAACTTATAAATGTAATAGATCTGAATTCTGAGGGCAAAGATTGAACAAACTAGAAATTTTACCAGAGGTTTATGCTACATGGAAAATGCATACACCAATATTGTCATCACaaagttttttatttacttCTTTGCTGGTAGAGTTGTAGTCAACTAACGAGGTTTTGAGTTTGTGCAGATGTGCGTGTTTTTGTCATAGCTGACTAGATTGGACACAAGGAAGAACAACCAACCAGGGGGCAATGATAACCTTTTGCTTCTATGGTATTATGAAATATTGATCAAGAACCATCCTGACATGAATGTGTTATTTCATAAGCAGCGAGTTATAATCATTCATGATCAATCATATATTTGTATCATCAATCTAAAGGTTATCACTACATAACTAATTGCTTTCATGAAACTGTATTGACAAAATAGTGGATATGGGCATACATCATATAAATCATTCAAATAAATAGATCGTTCATCCATGTATGTAAACATAAATTATTATCAGTGATTTGGTGAAGTTTAGAACAAACTCTCGTTAAACATGAGAGTCGAGAAAATCAATTTGAACAGAGAAAGTATGCTCAAGTCCTAGCAATAATCCAACTAAATAACTGGCAGTACGAAGTTATCAAAATCCTTTGCAACACCAGAAAAATTGTAAGATGACGTATTGGTCACAGAGGTTTTGATTATTTCAAAGAGACCTTAAAATCTTAGCTATCGTTGCCTCATAAAAATCAATTGAACATATTGGTTTGGATATTTACAACTACATACAACTCCCTCACTGGCAGATAAATATTACACTAGTCAATATACAGAAAACATCAATGCGAGTACATTATTCATATTTAAGAAATAACAAGATCAATATCCTGGCAAGCTTGTCAGCAGGACGTTTCTGCAGCGCACAACATGCGACTACTTGAACATTTATGACTTCGCTAGAGTTATCTGAATAAGTGAAAGAACCTAGGATAGAGCCTAAAGTTTTCCTTAGACGCATCAACTGCATGTTCACTGCCATCGAATATTATTGGCAGTAATATTGCCATTATGTTTTCAACATAACAGAAAAGGATTATTATCATTCTAGAAGTTTTAGATTGTCAAAGATTATGCATAGACATGCAGACTAAATAGTAGAACAACAATGCATTTCCCACTATAAAGTCAAGAATATAACAGCCGGTACAAGCTAAATCGCAGGAAACGGAGCAGATTGATTTTGTCTGTGATATGCAA includes:
- the LOC133929095 gene encoding uncharacterized protein LOC133929095, which gives rise to MGRKRSGGEGPSTAGRVTNQAVSLREESSGRTRVDEASLMRVKHLQRLAAWAGAEAGVGPIGALLGRRLAANAEAAGVPLGAATFLCQRCETVLKPGFNCTIRIKKKRNKTKRRKKSNRCQNNVAYACHFCGDQNLILGSGKGVVKSLLSSRELASMDSARRISGGNNSKTRTQDMKEVLEHSQAAILQIDSSSRSRQSISESDEQGERLKRNIPRDCKTEEGVTLSAVRSGHLAASTFEEDSIQKLALENTNDEHIHETEPICSKKVKICEANVSPPSEFMVGSKFVTPQKNKLMDSAEPFKTRSTGNKKGEISGSVTGNNLTSSSKSAPIDSWKNIKSATSDSAQVSGSSRKRTRKGWTTLKQIAEKDELERKEKMGSFVIPFFMS